A section of the Sporocytophaga myxococcoides DSM 11118 genome encodes:
- a CDS encoding ABC transporter ATP-binding protein, which yields MLEARNIYKGYPNLEVLKGIDLQIKQGEIVSVVGASGAGKTTLLHILGTLDKQDKGDLFINGTNLNQIGEKELALFRNNHIGFVFQFHNLLPEFSCFENVCLPGYIGKRDKKQVEQKAKELLDRLGLSQRLNHKPSELSGGEQQRTSVARALINSPSIVFADEPSGNLDSNNAEELHKLFFELRNEFNLTFVIVTHNQSLAQSADRKLEMRDGRIV from the coding sequence ATGCTGGAAGCAAGAAATATATATAAAGGTTATCCAAACCTTGAAGTTTTAAAGGGGATTGATTTGCAAATTAAACAGGGAGAAATCGTCTCTGTTGTCGGGGCCTCCGGAGCTGGTAAAACTACGCTATTGCATATTTTAGGGACACTTGATAAGCAGGACAAGGGAGACCTATTTATAAATGGTACGAATCTTAATCAGATCGGGGAAAAGGAGCTGGCGTTATTCCGAAACAATCATATCGGGTTTGTTTTTCAATTTCATAATCTGCTTCCGGAATTTTCTTGTTTTGAAAATGTATGCCTTCCAGGCTATATAGGTAAAAGAGATAAAAAACAGGTAGAACAGAAGGCAAAAGAATTGCTTGACCGACTTGGGTTATCGCAGCGACTTAATCATAAACCTTCAGAGCTATCCGGTGGGGAGCAGCAAAGGACAAGTGTTGCCAGGGCGCTTATCAATTCTCCGTCAATAGTATTTGCAGATGAGCCTAGTGGAAATTTGGATTCCAATAATGCTGAAGAGCTGCATAAGTTGTTTTTTGAACTTAGAAATGAATTCAATCTTACTTTTGTGATAGTTACACATAATCAGTCGCTTGCCCAAAGTGCCGATAGGAAATTGGAAATGAGAGACGGAAGGATTGTTTAG
- a CDS encoding phosphoglycerate kinase — translation MKTVDSFNFSGKKALIRVDFNVPLNDKYEITDDTRLKAVIPTVNKILKDGGSAILMSHLGRPKGGYEEKYSLKHLLAYLNKTFNITVKFATDCIGADAEKLAADLKAGEILLLENLRFYKEEEKGDEVFAQKLSKLGNVYVNDAFGTAHRAHASTAIIAKFFNDRVCGYVMQAELDNANKILEKADKPFTAIMGGAKISDKILIIERLLDKVDNLIIGGGMSYTFAKALGGNIGTSLLEADKVELAKTLIEKAKSKGVNLILPIDTVVADKFDNNAATQIAPNRNIPDGWMGLDIGPESQRSFSEVIDKSKTLLWNGPMGVFEMPSFEKGTVAVAKAVVNATKKGGFSLIGGGDSAAAINNLGFGDDVSYVSTGGGALLEYMEGKVLPGVAALQ, via the coding sequence ATGAAAACTGTAGACTCCTTTAATTTTTCAGGTAAAAAAGCCTTGATTAGGGTTGATTTCAATGTACCCTTAAACGATAAATACGAAATTACTGACGACACCCGTCTAAAAGCTGTAATTCCAACAGTAAACAAAATTCTGAAAGACGGAGGAAGTGCTATTCTTATGTCTCACCTGGGAAGACCAAAAGGTGGATATGAAGAAAAATACTCTTTGAAACATCTTCTGGCTTACCTTAATAAAACCTTTAACATTACAGTAAAATTTGCAACAGACTGTATTGGTGCTGATGCTGAAAAACTTGCTGCAGATTTAAAGGCTGGTGAAATCCTTTTACTTGAAAACTTACGATTCTATAAAGAAGAAGAAAAAGGTGACGAAGTTTTTGCTCAAAAGCTTTCCAAACTTGGAAATGTTTATGTAAATGATGCTTTCGGAACTGCTCACAGAGCCCATGCTTCTACTGCAATTATTGCTAAATTCTTCAATGACAGAGTTTGCGGATATGTTATGCAGGCAGAACTTGATAATGCTAACAAAATCCTTGAAAAAGCTGATAAGCCTTTCACTGCAATCATGGGTGGAGCGAAAATTTCTGATAAGATCCTTATTATAGAAAGACTTCTTGACAAAGTAGACAATCTGATCATCGGTGGTGGAATGTCATATACTTTCGCAAAAGCTCTTGGTGGAAATATCGGAACCTCTCTACTTGAAGCTGATAAAGTCGAATTAGCAAAAACGCTAATTGAAAAAGCAAAAAGCAAAGGAGTAAACCTAATCCTTCCAATTGATACAGTAGTTGCAGACAAATTTGACAACAATGCAGCTACACAAATTGCCCCTAACAGGAACATTCCTGATGGATGGATGGGACTTGACATCGGACCTGAATCTCAAAGAAGCTTCTCTGAAGTAATCGACAAATCTAAAACTTTACTTTGGAATGGCCCGATGGGAGTTTTCGAAATGCCAAGCTTCGAAAAAGGAACTGTAGCTGTTGCTAAAGCTGTAGTAAATGCAACCAAAAAAGGTGGATTCTCACTTATTGGAGGTGGTGATTCTGCTGCTGCTATCAACAACCTAGGTTTCGGAGACGATGTATCTTACGTTTCTACGGGTGGTGGAGCACTTCTTGAATACATGGAAGGAAAAGTTCTTCCAGGTGTCGCCGCTCTTCAATAA
- a CDS encoding 4Fe-4S dicluster domain-containing protein: protein MAIMITDECINCGACEPECPNTAIYEGGVQWNYSGGTKLNEIELEDGSTMDAKSPQEPVSDEFYYIVANKCTECMGFHEEPQCAAVCPVDCCVPDPDNVEEEDTLLAKKAWLHAE from the coding sequence ATGGCTATAATGATTACCGATGAGTGTATTAACTGTGGAGCTTGTGAGCCGGAATGTCCTAATACAGCAATTTATGAGGGCGGTGTACAGTGGAATTACTCAGGAGGCACTAAATTAAATGAAATTGAACTCGAAGATGGGTCAACAATGGACGCAAAAAGCCCTCAAGAACCTGTATCAGATGAGTTTTACTATATTGTTGCAAACAAATGTACCGAGTGCATGGGCTTTCATGAGGAGCCTCAATGCGCAGCGGTTTGTCCTGTAGATTGCTGTGTTCCTGATCCTGACAATGTGGAGGAGGAAGACACACTGCTGGCTAAAAAAGCATGGCTGCATGCAGAATAA
- a CDS encoding D-2-hydroxyacid dehydrogenase: protein MKIVLLDADTLGEVSAIDDLKKLGDFIKYGFTKPDEVLNRLSGADIAITNKVVLSKEILSQLPDLKLICVAATGTDNIDIAFASEKGIPVKNVKGYSTDSVAQHTFSLLLHLADKLEYYNSYVLSGEYCKSEIFTSLARPYWELKGKVYGIIGLGAIGKKVANIATVFGAKVIYYSTSGVHDDPDFERVGLEDLLMQSDVISIHSPLNDRTRGLIGEKEFKLMKENAILINVGRGGIVNENALIEALNNDRIAGAGIDVFEKEPMVGSSPILKIKNKERLVVTPHIAWASIEARGKLVEGIISNINEWKAKS from the coding sequence ATGAAAATAGTACTTCTGGATGCTGATACACTTGGAGAGGTTTCGGCAATTGACGATCTGAAAAAGCTTGGTGATTTTATAAAATACGGGTTTACTAAGCCGGATGAAGTTTTAAATCGCTTATCAGGCGCAGATATTGCTATTACAAATAAAGTGGTTTTGTCTAAAGAGATTTTGTCTCAGCTTCCTGATTTGAAACTGATTTGTGTTGCAGCAACCGGGACGGATAATATAGATATTGCTTTTGCATCTGAAAAAGGTATTCCGGTTAAAAATGTCAAAGGATACTCCACAGACAGCGTTGCGCAGCATACATTCTCATTGCTGCTTCACCTGGCAGATAAACTTGAATATTATAATAGTTATGTCCTAAGTGGGGAATATTGTAAAAGTGAAATTTTCACTTCTCTGGCTCGTCCTTACTGGGAGCTTAAGGGAAAAGTTTATGGAATTATCGGACTGGGAGCGATAGGGAAAAAGGTCGCAAATATCGCAACAGTTTTTGGAGCAAAAGTAATTTACTATTCTACCTCAGGGGTACATGATGATCCTGATTTTGAAAGGGTAGGTTTGGAGGATTTGTTAATGCAGAGTGATGTTATATCCATCCATTCTCCCCTGAATGATAGGACTCGCGGTCTGATTGGTGAAAAAGAATTTAAGCTGATGAAAGAAAATGCAATACTGATCAATGTTGGCAGGGGCGGGATAGTTAACGAAAACGCACTTATCGAAGCTTTGAATAATGATAGGATCGCAGGGGCTGGTATAGATGTTTTTGAGAAAGAACCAATGGTTGGTTCTAGTCCTATTCTTAAAATTAAAAACAAAGAGCGGCTTGTGGTTACTCCTCATATTGCCTGGGCTAGTATTGAAGCCAGAGGTAAACTGGTAGAGGGGATTATTAGTAATATTAATGAGTGGAAAGCGAAAAGCTGA
- a CDS encoding SDR family oxidoreductase — protein MKILVIGGSGLIGTKVVAQLTQKGQQVIAASPSTGINTITGEGLTEAIKDTDIVIDLANSPSFEDNAVMEFFQTAGRNLSEAEMSAGVKHHVALSIVGVDTMQNIGYMRAKMAQEDLVRQSGIPFTIIRSTQFFEFIGGITNQATQENEVHLSDVKFQPIAADDVADFVVKHALAAPVNGKVEIAGPDRFDMYKVADRYLQYIKDSRKVIPNGRPEYFGGEITHSALVPSGEAEIGAISFEKWLSSHLQHA, from the coding sequence ATGAAAATTTTAGTGATAGGAGGTTCCGGCCTTATTGGAACAAAGGTAGTAGCTCAACTCACTCAGAAGGGGCAACAGGTAATAGCAGCTTCTCCTTCTACTGGAATCAATACAATCACAGGGGAAGGTTTGACTGAAGCAATAAAAGATACTGACATTGTTATTGATCTTGCCAACTCCCCATCTTTCGAAGACAATGCCGTAATGGAATTTTTTCAAACTGCAGGCCGCAATTTATCTGAGGCAGAAATGAGTGCCGGTGTAAAACACCATGTGGCACTCTCGATAGTGGGGGTAGATACTATGCAGAACATCGGATATATGCGTGCAAAAATGGCTCAAGAAGATCTGGTCAGACAATCCGGCATACCTTTTACTATTATCAGAAGCACACAATTTTTTGAATTTATCGGAGGTATTACCAATCAGGCCACACAAGAAAACGAAGTTCATCTCTCGGATGTTAAATTCCAGCCTATAGCAGCGGATGATGTTGCTGACTTTGTAGTTAAACATGCCCTTGCTGCACCTGTTAATGGTAAGGTGGAAATCGCAGGGCCTGATCGTTTTGATATGTATAAAGTGGCAGATCGTTATCTGCAATATATCAAAGACTCACGTAAAGTAATACCGAATGGCAGACCGGAATATTTTGGTGGAGAGATCACTCATTCAGCACTTGTGCCTTCGGGAGAGGCTGAAATAGGAGCTATCAGCTTCGAGAAATGGTTAAGCTCACACTTACAGCATGCATAA
- a CDS encoding RecQ family ATP-dependent DNA helicase, producing the protein MQDIHKILLQYFGYSQFRPLQEEIISCVLNGKDTLALLPTGGGKSLCFQVPGLAMEGLCIVVSPLIALMKDQVERLREKGISAFSIHSGLSFNEIDVILDRCVYDQVKFLYLAPERLSSEILIQRVKKMKVNLLAVDEAHCISQWGYDFRPSYLEIATFRHLIGDSVPVMALTATSTPGVTQDIQDKLEFKTTNVISRSFKRDNLSFSCFKEENKERKILQILKNVPGTAIIYVRNRKKTEVLAAFLNRNKISASFYHAGLDYSTRSKNQDLWINNKVRVMVATNAFGMGIDKPDVRTVVHYDFPENPENYYQEAGRAGRDGKRCYAVLLFNDKDVEELETKVESNFPSAEIIKRVYQALANFYKLAVGSSQFISFDFDIEAFIKTYKLPKIQTYYALKRLEQEGMIQMNEAYYNPSKVFISTDKTRLYEYQLRNPEDDVFIKSILRIYGGEVFSNYVNIRETEIANYIHKSQSDVTRKLSFLDQKGLLVYEKQKDKPQIEFVMPRMDASVLPLDYKDLAKRKALYKAKVDAMVGYATNSNKCRSLMLLEYFGEENGEKCGLCDVCLKEKKDEVKDNLEVELSEKVIAKLKVGPLSPEDLVFSFSSTEKEEVLRVLRRLVDSGFLVYLDDGRLSLTKDI; encoded by the coding sequence TTGCAGGATATTCATAAAATATTACTCCAGTATTTCGGTTATTCTCAGTTCAGACCTCTTCAGGAAGAAATTATCTCCTGTGTTTTGAACGGAAAAGATACTCTTGCCTTACTTCCTACGGGAGGTGGGAAATCACTTTGTTTTCAGGTGCCAGGACTTGCTATGGAAGGACTTTGCATCGTAGTTTCTCCCCTGATTGCATTAATGAAAGATCAGGTGGAAAGACTCAGAGAAAAAGGGATATCCGCATTTTCTATTCACTCCGGACTTTCTTTTAATGAAATAGATGTTATTCTGGACAGATGTGTATATGATCAAGTAAAATTTTTATACCTGGCTCCTGAAAGGCTATCTTCAGAAATACTCATCCAAAGGGTGAAAAAAATGAAAGTAAACCTCCTAGCTGTAGATGAAGCGCATTGCATTTCTCAGTGGGGGTACGACTTTCGACCATCCTATCTTGAAATTGCAACTTTCAGACACCTCATCGGGGACTCAGTTCCTGTAATGGCATTAACAGCTACCTCGACTCCGGGAGTAACTCAGGATATTCAGGATAAGCTTGAGTTTAAAACAACCAACGTAATCTCAAGATCTTTTAAAAGAGACAATCTTTCATTCTCTTGTTTTAAGGAAGAAAATAAGGAAAGAAAGATTCTGCAAATACTTAAAAATGTACCGGGGACTGCCATAATTTATGTTCGCAACAGAAAGAAAACAGAAGTCTTGGCTGCATTTCTGAATAGAAATAAAATCTCCGCATCTTTTTACCACGCTGGCCTGGACTATTCTACTAGATCCAAAAATCAGGACTTGTGGATTAATAATAAGGTGAGAGTAATGGTCGCCACTAATGCCTTTGGTATGGGAATCGATAAACCTGATGTGAGAACAGTCGTTCACTATGATTTTCCTGAAAATCCGGAAAATTATTACCAGGAAGCAGGAAGAGCAGGAAGGGATGGAAAACGATGTTATGCGGTCCTTTTGTTTAATGATAAAGATGTAGAAGAACTTGAAACAAAAGTTGAAAGTAATTTCCCAAGTGCGGAGATTATTAAACGGGTTTATCAGGCATTGGCTAACTTCTATAAACTTGCAGTAGGGTCATCTCAATTTATAAGTTTTGATTTTGATATTGAAGCGTTTATTAAGACTTATAAATTGCCTAAAATTCAAACTTATTATGCCTTGAAAAGGCTGGAGCAGGAGGGGATGATCCAGATGAATGAAGCATATTATAACCCTTCAAAAGTTTTCATTTCAACCGATAAAACAAGGCTTTACGAATATCAACTGCGGAACCCTGAAGATGATGTTTTTATCAAGTCTATATTAAGAATTTATGGGGGAGAGGTATTTTCTAATTATGTAAATATCCGGGAAACAGAAATTGCTAATTATATCCACAAATCTCAATCAGATGTTACGAGGAAACTTAGCTTTTTGGATCAAAAGGGGTTGTTGGTTTATGAAAAGCAAAAAGATAAACCTCAGATAGAGTTTGTAATGCCAAGAATGGATGCTTCTGTATTGCCTTTGGATTATAAAGATCTCGCCAAACGGAAGGCACTTTATAAGGCAAAAGTAGATGCTATGGTGGGGTATGCGACGAATTCAAATAAATGTCGGAGTTTAATGCTCCTGGAATATTTCGGGGAAGAAAATGGTGAAAAGTGTGGGTTGTGTGATGTGTGTCTGAAAGAAAAAAAAGATGAAGTCAAGGATAATCTTGAGGTCGAACTTTCAGAGAAAGTCATAGCGAAATTGAAGGTAGGTCCTTTATCTCCTGAAGATCTCGTGTTTTCTTTTAGTTCTACTGAAAAAGAGGAGGTGCTTAGAGTCCTGAGACGTCTCGTCGATTCGGGATTCTTGGTATATCTTGATGATGGAAGGCTCTCTTTAACAAAAGATATATAA
- a CDS encoding RNA polymerase sigma factor encodes MNTIEFNNLVYTASKSLKYPALKFTHNQADANDLIQDTILKALKNKTKFKKGTNIKAWLYIIMKNTFISNYHKIDKRNSLVDPIDDDYTLNVPSTITYNDGTANVAMEEINKAINSLDKVFREPFMMHFSGFKYEEIAQKLKIPMGTVKNRIHVARKTLMAALKDYKI; translated from the coding sequence ATGAATACTATTGAATTTAATAACCTAGTTTATACAGCCTCCAAATCTTTAAAATACCCTGCTTTAAAGTTTACTCACAATCAGGCTGACGCAAATGATCTTATTCAGGATACCATTTTAAAGGCGTTAAAAAATAAGACCAAGTTTAAGAAAGGTACTAATATAAAGGCGTGGCTTTATATAATTATGAAGAATACTTTTATAAGTAATTATCATAAGATAGATAAGAGAAATAGCCTTGTGGATCCGATTGATGATGATTATACTCTGAATGTGCCTAGTACTATTACGTATAATGATGGTACTGCTAATGTCGCCATGGAAGAGATAAATAAGGCGATTAATTCACTGGATAAAGTTTTCCGTGAGCCTTTTATGATGCATTTTTCGGGATTTAAGTATGAAGAGATTGCTCAGAAATTGAAGATTCCTATGGGGACAGTGAAAAATAGAATTCACGTTGCAAGGAAAACTTTGATGGCTGCACTGAAAGATTATAAAATTTGA
- a CDS encoding RNA polymerase sigma factor: protein MTAVEFNELVYTASKSLKIPALKFTHNHNDANDLIQDTILKALRNRTKFKSGTNIKAWLYIIMKNTFISNYHKIDKRNTLVDPIDEGYNFNVSSTISFNQGASNIASKEIYKAINKLDKTFRIPFMMHYEGFKYNEIADHLNIPMGTVKNRIHVARKNLMESLKEYQY from the coding sequence ATGACAGCTGTTGAATTCAATGAGTTAGTATATACGGCATCAAAATCACTAAAAATACCTGCGTTAAAATTTACGCACAACCATAATGATGCAAATGATCTGATTCAGGATACTATTCTTAAAGCTTTAAGAAACAGAACTAAATTTAAGTCTGGCACTAATATTAAGGCATGGTTATATATTATCATGAAAAATACTTTTATCAGTAATTACCATAAAATAGATAAAAGGAACACATTGGTTGATCCAATTGACGAGGGTTATAATTTTAATGTTTCAAGTACAATTTCATTCAACCAAGGCGCTAGCAATATTGCTTCTAAAGAAATTTACAAGGCAATAAACAAGCTGGATAAAACCTTCAGAATCCCATTTATGATGCACTATGAAGGCTTTAAATACAACGAAATAGCTGACCACCTAAACATCCCAATGGGGACAGTAAAAAACAGGATCCACGTCGCTAGAAAAAACTTAATGGAATCTTTGAAAGAATACCAATACTAA
- the sucC gene encoding ADP-forming succinate--CoA ligase subunit beta, translating into MNIHEYQGKEILKKYGVRIQEGIVAETAEAAVEAAKKLNQQTGTEWYVVKAQIHAGGRGKGGGVKLAKNLDEVKDLAGKIIGMNLVTKQTGPEGKHVHKVLISQDVYYPGESKPKEYYMSILLDRNTSKNLIIASTEGGMEIEEVAEHTPEKIIKEWVDPRVGLQGFQARKIAFKLGVEGEAFKEMVNFIQALYKAYEETDSAMFEINPVLKTSDNKILAVDAKVNLDDNALYRHKDLAALRDIHEEDPLEVEASNSGLNYVKLDGNVGCMVNGAGLAMATMDIIKLSGGEPANFLDVGGGANAQTVEAGFRIILKDPNVKAILINIFGGIVRCDRVANGVVEAYKKIGDIRVPIIVRLQGTNAEEGAKIIEQSGLKVFSAILLKDAAARVKEVLSK; encoded by the coding sequence ATGAATATACATGAATATCAAGGTAAAGAGATCCTGAAAAAATACGGTGTTCGTATACAGGAAGGGATTGTTGCAGAAACAGCTGAAGCAGCAGTAGAAGCCGCTAAAAAACTAAACCAACAAACAGGTACCGAATGGTATGTTGTAAAGGCTCAAATTCATGCAGGTGGAAGAGGAAAAGGCGGTGGAGTTAAATTAGCTAAAAACCTTGATGAAGTTAAAGATCTTGCAGGTAAGATCATCGGTATGAACCTGGTGACTAAACAAACAGGTCCGGAAGGAAAGCATGTTCACAAGGTTCTGATTTCTCAGGATGTTTATTATCCAGGAGAAAGCAAACCAAAAGAATATTATATGTCCATTCTATTGGACAGAAATACAAGCAAAAACCTTATCATTGCCAGCACTGAAGGTGGAATGGAAATCGAAGAAGTTGCTGAGCACACTCCTGAAAAAATCATTAAAGAGTGGGTTGACCCACGCGTAGGTCTTCAAGGATTTCAAGCTAGAAAGATTGCTTTCAAACTAGGTGTTGAAGGCGAAGCTTTCAAAGAAATGGTAAACTTCATTCAGGCTTTATACAAAGCTTATGAGGAAACTGATTCTGCAATGTTCGAAATCAACCCTGTACTAAAGACTTCAGACAATAAAATCCTTGCAGTTGATGCAAAAGTAAACCTGGACGACAACGCTCTATACAGACATAAAGACCTTGCAGCACTGAGAGATATTCACGAAGAAGATCCTTTGGAAGTTGAAGCTTCAAACTCTGGCCTGAACTATGTAAAACTAGACGGAAACGTTGGTTGTATGGTAAACGGTGCTGGTCTTGCTATGGCTACTATGGATATCATCAAGCTTTCTGGCGGTGAGCCTGCTAACTTCCTTGATGTAGGTGGTGGAGCAAACGCTCAGACTGTAGAAGCTGGTTTCAGAATCATTTTAAAAGATCCAAATGTAAAAGCAATCCTTATTAACATCTTTGGTGGTATCGTAAGATGCGATAGAGTTGCTAATGGAGTTGTGGAAGCATACAAAAAAATCGGTGATATCAGAGTACCAATCATCGTAAGACTTCAAGGAACAAATGCTGAAGAAGGCGCTAAGATCATTGAGCAATCAGGTCTGAAAGTATTCTCCGCAATCCTTTTGAAAGACGCTGCTGCTAGAGTAAAAGAAGTACTTTCTAAATAA